A genome region from candidate division KSB1 bacterium includes the following:
- a CDS encoding glycosyltransferase family 4 protein, giving the protein MHNSTTLKKIVYLNYMQDLYGSALGSTIKARELLHGLQELDYKVHFFWRCEKPADTDNARPNRKSHNKNIIRTLLFTPFQILKALVSGVEEAKIVRRVKPDLLITRLDAFRFSSVLVSNYYNLPLILEADGACSYEWLQYHGGPHLWPRWLLLCEKFIMKHSDHIFVQSLPTQSYYLQTHRISKSKITVITNGAHPSEPVPEKKLDNLRQLYNIQTKETVIGFSGSMHHWHGIEQLKELITDILAHYKTCKFIFVGGGGPETASIREQFKHETRVVFTGNVPFEHMPAHLALFDIALAPYPPMPLFYFSPVKLFEYMAAGKAIVAARIGQINNVLKNKVTGMLYTPGDLDDMHSCIKTLVENPGLRSKLAQNAQHEFRQKHTWAQKSNQLAHLIETTLNKRKCNESTSTC; this is encoded by the coding sequence ATGCACAACTCTACAACGCTGAAAAAAATTGTATATTTGAACTATATGCAAGATCTCTATGGAAGCGCCCTGGGCTCTACCATCAAAGCCCGGGAATTACTGCATGGCTTACAGGAACTCGATTACAAAGTTCATTTCTTCTGGAGATGCGAAAAACCGGCAGATACTGACAATGCACGACCAAACCGGAAATCGCACAATAAAAATATAATCCGGACGTTGCTGTTTACACCATTCCAAATTTTAAAAGCGCTGGTATCCGGCGTAGAGGAAGCGAAAATTGTTCGACGAGTCAAGCCTGATTTGCTCATTACCCGACTTGATGCCTTTCGCTTTTCCAGTGTTCTCGTTTCAAACTATTACAATCTCCCGCTTATCCTCGAAGCGGACGGGGCTTGCTCCTACGAGTGGCTGCAGTATCACGGGGGACCGCATCTCTGGCCCCGCTGGCTGCTCTTGTGTGAAAAATTCATTATGAAACACTCTGATCACATCTTTGTCCAGTCTTTGCCGACCCAATCATACTATCTTCAAACACACAGAATATCAAAAAGTAAGATCACGGTCATCACCAACGGCGCCCATCCTTCGGAACCTGTTCCGGAGAAAAAACTCGACAATTTAAGACAACTATATAATATCCAAACAAAAGAAACAGTTATCGGCTTTTCAGGCTCCATGCATCACTGGCACGGCATTGAGCAGTTAAAAGAATTGATTACAGACATTCTCGCACACTACAAAACATGCAAATTCATATTTGTCGGCGGAGGCGGACCGGAAACCGCTTCCATCAGAGAACAATTCAAACATGAAACCCGGGTTGTATTCACCGGAAACGTTCCGTTTGAACACATGCCGGCACATCTGGCTTTGTTCGACATCGCATTGGCGCCGTATCCGCCCATGCCGCTGTTTTATTTTTCTCCGGTCAAACTATTCGAATATATGGCAGCCGGCAAGGCCATTGTCGCTGCCCGGATCGGCCAGATCAACAATGTGCTGAAAAATAAAGTGACAGGCATGTTGTACACACCGGGAGACCTGGACGACATGCATTCCTGTATCAAAACACTGGTTGAAAATCCGGGTTTGCGTTCAAAACTGGCTCAAAACGCACAACACGAGTTCCGACAAAAACATACATGGGCGCAAAAATCAAACCAGCTTGCGCATCTCATCGAAACCACACTGAACAAAAGGAAATGCAATGAAAGTACTTCAACTTGTTGA
- a CDS encoding glycosyltransferase family 4 protein → MKILMLHKFYYIEGGAERYVFNLSDLLTKQGHSVIPFAMQDDRNFETPYRSYFVSNFQPDHLHNTRNPLKRLKLARRTVYSREAQVKLAQLIKDTKPDIAHVHSIYHHLSPSVLHTLKQNNLPVMLTLHDYKLVCPNYIFLNGKRRVCEACKGKYYWNAVTQKCFRDSYGASVLVAAEAYVNSILKSYKNNVDVLTAPSHFLGNKVWQYGYQHIPVKIQPYTLDVNAYQPCFEDSNYFVFMGRLTHEKGLHFLLDAMHHIQGAGLYICGTGPIEHELRERIDRESLDHVKMLGYKSGDELRKIVSHAKFTVIPSEWHDNSPLVIYESQSLGNPMIGSRMGGIPELINEDVDGYTFDRGDMHRFVKLVNELVQDPEKCRKMGKNARQKAETQYAFAGHYPKIMNLYEYTRRQSEKHSES, encoded by the coding sequence ATGAAAATTCTGATGCTACACAAGTTTTATTACATCGAGGGCGGCGCTGAACGTTACGTATTCAATCTAAGCGATTTGTTGACCAAACAGGGCCACAGCGTCATTCCATTCGCGATGCAGGATGACCGGAATTTTGAAACCCCGTACCGTTCCTACTTTGTCAGCAATTTTCAACCCGATCATCTCCACAACACCCGGAATCCGCTCAAACGCCTGAAACTCGCCAGACGAACCGTTTACAGCCGGGAAGCTCAGGTTAAACTGGCGCAGCTGATCAAAGACACAAAACCCGACATTGCACATGTACACTCTATTTACCATCATCTGTCTCCCTCGGTTTTGCATACACTGAAACAAAATAATCTGCCGGTGATGCTGACCCTGCATGACTACAAACTGGTATGCCCCAATTACATTTTTTTGAACGGAAAACGCCGGGTCTGTGAAGCCTGTAAAGGCAAATACTACTGGAATGCTGTGACCCAGAAATGTTTTCGCGATTCATACGGAGCCAGTGTACTCGTAGCGGCTGAGGCTTATGTCAATTCAATCCTGAAAAGCTATAAAAACAATGTCGATGTTCTCACCGCACCCAGTCATTTCCTGGGGAATAAAGTATGGCAATACGGATATCAGCACATCCCCGTAAAAATTCAGCCCTATACACTGGACGTCAACGCCTATCAACCCTGTTTTGAGGACTCGAATTACTTTGTCTTTATGGGACGCTTGACACACGAAAAAGGCCTGCATTTTCTCCTTGATGCCATGCATCACATTCAGGGCGCAGGACTTTACATCTGCGGTACTGGTCCCATTGAACATGAATTACGCGAGCGTATTGACAGGGAATCGCTTGACCATGTCAAAATGCTGGGATATAAAAGCGGTGACGAACTGCGTAAAATCGTTTCTCACGCCAAATTCACGGTTATTCCGTCTGAATGGCATGACAATTCTCCCCTAGTCATCTATGAATCCCAATCGCTGGGCAATCCGATGATCGGTTCGCGTATGGGCGGTATTCCGGAACTGATCAATGAAGATGTGGATGGATATACATTTGACCGGGGTGACATGCACCGGTTTGTCAAACTGGTCAACGAACTCGTTCAAGATCCGGAAAAGTGCAGGAAAATGGGTAAAAACGCCAGACAAAAAGCAGAAACCCAATATGCATTTGCCGGGCATTATCCCAAAATCATGAATTTATACGAGTATACACGCCGACAATCCGAAAAACACTCGGAATCGTAA
- a CDS encoding EpsG family protein, whose product MIEKKNISIFKRKTLVFLYAFFSAGLFTLFWILAGEKWKVFGDAVQYLAVYHNDPATAPFGYRILVPYLARLFPFGATVNFAIVTIAFLILTNLVIVKYSQLKNHSPVHCLVFSLFWLCSFAFVYYVTTWIRADAPMLFLLALIILLSQYRISVFALFFILALGLLSHETMLIGLFMLWIDNIFHGSFTGGNRYKYYELIFITLLLILFWVLTRYWISVKVSSDLNYTNSFFALFTYVLEYSGGLFKHGMRIYAAYGPVLIYSFLFITRHQKNNKISFFSFLFAALVATFFATDTLRVMAIIYFPVLYYAANYIELLWKNKQQIKAISLVLLQMSYSYIVYGHLRTFEQSLLLTVIAALLSAAALLITLFHNKSISGPPARTVS is encoded by the coding sequence CAATTTTTAAGCGTAAAACGCTGGTTTTCCTGTATGCTTTTTTTAGCGCTGGTTTATTTACACTATTCTGGATTCTGGCAGGAGAAAAGTGGAAAGTTTTTGGTGATGCTGTCCAGTATCTTGCGGTCTATCACAACGACCCGGCGACAGCTCCTTTCGGATATCGTATTCTGGTGCCGTATTTGGCCAGGTTATTCCCCTTTGGTGCAACAGTGAATTTTGCCATTGTCACAATCGCTTTTCTGATCCTGACTAATCTTGTAATTGTTAAATATTCGCAACTGAAAAATCATTCACCTGTTCATTGCCTTGTTTTCAGTTTGTTCTGGCTTTGTTCGTTTGCATTTGTATATTATGTGACAACATGGATCCGGGCGGATGCTCCCATGCTGTTTTTGCTGGCGCTGATTATTTTACTATCACAGTACAGAATTTCAGTTTTTGCATTATTCTTTATTCTGGCTCTGGGGCTTTTATCGCATGAAACCATGCTGATCGGGTTGTTCATGCTATGGATTGACAATATTTTCCATGGATCTTTTACCGGTGGGAATCGATACAAGTATTACGAATTAATTTTCATCACCCTGCTTCTGATCCTGTTTTGGGTCCTGACGCGCTATTGGATATCAGTAAAAGTCTCAAGTGATCTGAATTATACAAACTCTTTTTTCGCCCTGTTCACCTATGTTCTGGAGTACAGCGGAGGCCTTTTTAAACATGGCATGCGGATTTATGCCGCATACGGCCCCGTTCTTATATACAGTTTTTTGTTTATCACAAGACACCAAAAGAATAATAAAATTTCATTCTTTTCCTTTTTGTTTGCAGCCCTTGTCGCAACATTCTTTGCAACCGACACCTTACGAGTCATGGCGATTATCTATTTTCCAGTGTTATACTATGCTGCAAATTATATAGAACTGTTGTGGAAAAACAAGCAACAGATCAAGGCCATATCACTGGTTCTGCTTCAGATGAGCTATTCCTACATTGTGTATGGTCATCTGAGAACCTTTGAACAATCTCTTCTCTTGACTGTGATTGCAGCACTGTTGTCTGCAGCCGCTTTGCTTATCACCCTTTTTCATAACAAATCAATATCCGGCCCCCCGGCTCGGACTGTATCGTGA
- a CDS encoding arylsulfotransferase family protein — MANTKQNSGKLSFFFFVVSLMIFAFICGLVFASFEWFPYPYFQKAWYTAKTLWQDSTTIHNLNPARYPEKNGVLVNKQDKVYPGITLISGAWNPDDEEWHYGIRLVDMQGNIVNEWKLDPAKIWPKSPHTDHTAGLHNKKRRTMIHGAHIYPNGDIVFNFEYLTLVRMDWDGNIIWKLPYRTHHSVFEDENKSLWVCGAKWREERVPEYPHLNPNFTEDMIVKVSPDGEIEREISILKALYECNYYGLLFFDWVYNTDDVTHLNNVEVLSSDMAENFELFDTGDILISMRYINSVMVIDGKTEKIKWSFTHPFVAQHDPDFHPDGTITVFNNGLSRKNSESVLGGSEILKIDPVTKSITPIYGHKEDQYFYTNRGGKHQHLPNGNMIITECQAGRVFEVTLAGELVWDWHTSKWNENMVAEIMQGTRLPEGYLTFLNE, encoded by the coding sequence ATGGCAAACACAAAACAAAATAGCGGCAAGCTCTCTTTTTTCTTTTTTGTTGTATCTTTGATGATATTTGCATTCATTTGCGGACTGGTGTTTGCCAGCTTTGAATGGTTTCCTTACCCTTATTTCCAGAAAGCATGGTACACGGCCAAAACGTTGTGGCAGGACAGTACAACAATTCACAACCTCAATCCTGCGCGATATCCTGAAAAAAATGGTGTTCTCGTCAACAAACAGGATAAGGTTTACCCCGGTATCACTCTCATTTCAGGTGCATGGAATCCCGACGATGAAGAGTGGCATTACGGTATACGTCTCGTGGATATGCAAGGTAATATTGTGAATGAATGGAAGCTGGATCCCGCCAAAATCTGGCCAAAATCTCCCCATACCGACCATACTGCCGGCCTGCATAATAAAAAACGCAGAACTATGATTCATGGCGCTCATATATATCCCAACGGAGATATTGTTTTTAATTTTGAATATCTGACACTCGTAAGAATGGACTGGGATGGCAATATCATATGGAAGCTGCCATATCGAACCCACCACTCTGTATTCGAAGACGAAAACAAAAGCCTGTGGGTTTGTGGCGCAAAATGGCGTGAAGAACGCGTTCCAGAGTATCCGCATTTGAACCCCAATTTTACAGAAGATATGATTGTCAAAGTTTCCCCTGACGGCGAAATTGAGCGGGAAATTTCGATATTAAAAGCCCTGTATGAATGCAATTATTATGGACTGTTGTTCTTTGACTGGGTCTATAATACAGACGACGTCACCCATCTCAATAATGTCGAGGTATTGAGTTCCGATATGGCCGAAAATTTTGAATTGTTTGATACCGGGGATATTCTTATTTCGATGCGATATATCAACTCCGTTATGGTCATTGATGGAAAAACAGAAAAAATAAAATGGTCGTTCACACACCCGTTTGTGGCTCAACATGACCCTGATTTTCACCCGGATGGAACAATTACCGTTTTCAACAACGGATTGTCCAGAAAAAATTCCGAATCTGTCCTGGGCGGCAGCGAAATTCTTAAAATCGATCCGGTTACCAAATCGATTACCCCGATTTATGGTCATAAAGAAGATCAATATTTCTATACCAACCGCGGCGGTAAGCATCAACATCTCCCCAACGGAAACATGATCATTACGGAATGCCAGGCAGGCAGAGTATTTGAAGTCACTTTAGCTGGAGAATTGGTCTGGGATTGGCATACATCCAAATGGAATGAGAATATGGTAGCGGAAATCATGCAAGGCACACGCCTGCCTGAAGGCTATTTGACATTTTTGAATGAATAA
- a CDS encoding class I SAM-dependent methyltransferase encodes MTLNSPLFQGLQQRLAISFSNKRILDIGCGSGMLGAFFNNHQHYTGLDLNQWPSFHILTDDKHHYSRANALHLPIQNAIMDIAICMDSFEHFPDQFMAAREIRRVLKPNGSFILSVPNYANISGFVKYLNEYSGRYEKQTWAPFDFWEPEELEHFMTPGRIKTIFRKAGFRSFQRFGYDKEVVIGLCPWVWHPKMPRKLARLISKLFEPVSSPLVKIWPESSLHTFWKIQ; translated from the coding sequence ATGACTTTAAACTCTCCGCTGTTCCAGGGTCTGCAGCAGCGACTTGCTATTTCTTTTTCAAACAAGCGCATTCTCGACATTGGATGCGGCAGCGGGATGCTGGGTGCATTTTTTAATAATCATCAGCATTATACAGGACTCGACTTGAATCAATGGCCGTCCTTTCATATTCTTACTGATGATAAACACCATTATTCCCGGGCCAATGCCTTGCATCTTCCGATTCAAAACGCAATTATGGATATTGCAATTTGTATGGACAGTTTCGAGCATTTCCCCGATCAGTTCATGGCCGCCCGAGAGATCAGACGTGTTCTCAAACCGAATGGTTCGTTTATATTATCTGTTCCCAATTATGCGAATATTTCAGGATTTGTAAAATACCTGAACGAATACTCCGGGCGCTATGAAAAGCAGACATGGGCACCTTTTGATTTCTGGGAACCTGAAGAATTGGAGCATTTTATGACGCCGGGCCGTATAAAAACCATCTTTAGAAAAGCCGGTTTTCGATCTTTTCAACGGTTCGGCTATGATAAAGAAGTGGTGATCGGTTTGTGTCCCTGGGTCTGGCACCCTAAAATGCCTCGCAAACTGGCTCGCTTGATTTCAAAATTATTTGAACCGGTGTCATCACCGCTTGTAAAAATATGGCCTGAAAGCAGTCTGCACACTTTTTGGAAAATTCAGTGA
- a CDS encoding glycosyltransferase family 39 protein gives MIDPNTLSSKHKKSQFFLLLLILGAGAFFRFYGIDAQLPYLQHPDEPIYVEISRTIFQTGDLNPHFFKYPSLFFYLRTLAYIPFYYTGKIAGAFDSPGDIMGIINLTMGVSKAQTPSLIIFDRSITVFFGVLSIFFVFLIGTKMLRNRYFALLPALFLALFRSNLYLDKVIAPDTFLLFFLLLTAYYTLCLFETPSRKNYILAGLSAGLAISVKYNGGLILLPILIAHLILEKKKALKNINIYIAIAATGLGFILTSPFALLDFNTFIHDFYFEMMHYSKVGHIGMQGNTLQWYASYLYKYVGIIILSLALLQIIKGLWNFTPRLIIFASFPVVYFIMVARILVRNERTIFLIVPFIFILAVGFISDLISSKNSRLQTSAGWIGLLLLILPLYHHTNAAVYVSKNYYYSPNHDLAREWINANIPENSKIVLESYSPFISPEKYNITGLKRIINQDIDWYLEENVDYIIVSDMMYSRFFKNPEQYKREHDQYQHIFNKFQHLKTFDKQGRPVQIFKVTEKTLHLNNF, from the coding sequence ATGATCGACCCGAACACATTAAGCTCAAAACATAAAAAGAGTCAATTCTTTCTCTTACTGCTGATACTCGGAGCTGGCGCATTCTTTCGATTTTACGGGATTGATGCCCAGCTCCCTTATCTTCAGCATCCGGACGAACCCATTTATGTCGAGATCAGCCGAACCATCTTTCAAACCGGTGATTTGAACCCGCACTTTTTTAAATATCCCTCCCTGTTTTTTTATCTCCGCACCCTGGCATACATCCCTTTCTATTACACTGGGAAAATAGCGGGAGCATTCGATTCACCCGGGGACATTATGGGAATTATCAATCTTACCATGGGAGTCAGCAAAGCACAAACTCCATCGCTGATTATTTTTGATCGGAGTATCACAGTTTTTTTCGGAGTTTTATCAATCTTTTTTGTCTTTTTGATCGGCACCAAAATGCTGCGGAACCGGTACTTTGCCCTGCTGCCCGCTTTATTCCTGGCGCTGTTCAGAAGCAATCTTTATTTGGATAAAGTCATTGCTCCTGATACTTTTTTACTGTTTTTTCTCCTGCTTACAGCGTATTATACCCTGTGTTTATTCGAAACCCCATCCCGAAAGAACTATATCCTTGCCGGTCTGTCTGCCGGACTTGCCATATCAGTCAAGTACAACGGGGGGCTCATATTACTCCCTATCCTCATTGCACATCTGATCCTTGAAAAAAAGAAGGCTCTAAAAAATATCAATATCTATATCGCCATAGCCGCGACAGGGCTTGGATTCATTCTAACCTCTCCGTTCGCTCTACTCGATTTCAATACATTTATCCACGATTTTTATTTTGAGATGATGCATTATTCAAAAGTTGGACATATCGGCATGCAAGGCAACACCCTGCAATGGTATGCAAGTTATCTCTACAAATATGTGGGCATCATCATCCTGTCTTTGGCACTGTTGCAAATTATCAAAGGCTTGTGGAACTTTACACCCAGGCTGATTATCTTTGCATCATTTCCTGTTGTTTATTTCATCATGGTCGCTCGTATACTGGTGAGAAATGAAAGAACCATTTTCCTGATTGTGCCGTTTATTTTCATTCTGGCAGTGGGATTTATATCCGATCTGATCTCGTCAAAAAATTCAAGGTTGCAGACCTCTGCCGGATGGATCGGACTTTTATTGTTGATACTCCCGCTCTATCATCATACCAATGCTGCCGTGTACGTGAGTAAAAATTATTATTACAGCCCCAATCACGATCTTGCGCGCGAGTGGATCAATGCGAATATTCCTGAAAACTCCAAAATCGTACTGGAAAGTTATTCTCCTTTTATTTCCCCTGAAAAATACAATATAACAGGATTAAAACGCATTATAAACCAAGATATTGACTGGTATCTGGAAGAAAATGTCGATTATATCATTGTCAGCGATATGATGTATTCTCGATTCTTTAAAAACCCGGAACAGTACAAACGTGAACATGATCAATATCAGCACATTTTTAATAAATTTCAACACTTGAAAACCTTTGATAAACAAGGCAGGCCGGTGCAAATCTTCAAAGTGACTGAGAAAACTTTGCACCTGAACAACTTTTAG
- a CDS encoding O-antigen ligase family protein: MKLFHKTLIILFGISISIEQGFTMVLGRLQNGNLIGPDVVMPVDILCYALLLFKPYKHVHTRSKWMITFGITLSLLYLFWSFLGEFISYDPAAFRFGFVHLARAILVFITILTRIQTREDVINFTKGIMYSLGIQAIIGVWQWQIGPVNIPFFKMNYSWRVSGTLRVANALGAFTAALTPLAIRLALFTKVKPRWLWMIIAVFSIGTLYATYTRGAWISFTISMALFFIIDFYKAKLTKRDLSLLLLSLSVGIILINIKYGDAIQNRMSGAEESLRGDSGHSRLNMARDAIGIIRENPVFGVGLNNYRFHADPSIQGTRIVHNTYLLITAQQGIIGIALFVILHITFFYRGFKIIHTKDKTLYHIGMATLTGMMSQFIYFLVAPDYRLVPVKLQHWRLLATLAVVIVANHEHQILLRVKKLKKKTSYQGIPGKMLRPNGNLAKKY, from the coding sequence ATGAAACTTTTCCATAAAACTTTGATCATCCTGTTCGGTATATCTATTTCAATAGAACAGGGATTCACCATGGTATTGGGGCGTCTTCAAAACGGTAATCTCATCGGCCCTGATGTGGTCATGCCCGTTGACATTCTGTGCTATGCTTTATTGCTCTTCAAACCCTACAAGCATGTCCATACCCGCTCAAAATGGATGATCACCTTTGGCATCACACTGTCTTTGCTGTATCTGTTTTGGTCGTTTCTGGGTGAATTTATCTCCTACGATCCGGCCGCATTCCGCTTTGGATTTGTCCACCTTGCCCGGGCCATACTGGTATTTATAACCATCCTCACTCGAATTCAAACGCGGGAAGATGTCATAAATTTCACCAAAGGGATTATGTATTCCCTGGGAATTCAGGCAATTATTGGTGTCTGGCAATGGCAAATCGGCCCGGTCAATATACCGTTTTTTAAAATGAACTATAGTTGGCGGGTATCCGGTACACTCCGCGTGGCGAATGCGCTCGGCGCATTCACAGCAGCACTAACCCCGCTGGCAATTCGTCTTGCTCTGTTTACCAAAGTAAAACCCCGTTGGCTCTGGATGATCATCGCTGTATTCTCAATCGGAACCCTTTATGCCACTTACACAAGAGGCGCCTGGATATCCTTTACGATTTCCATGGCATTGTTTTTTATTATTGACTTTTATAAAGCAAAACTGACCAAACGGGATCTTTCTCTGCTGCTTTTAAGCTTGAGCGTTGGGATCATCCTAATCAATATCAAATACGGAGATGCTATTCAAAATCGTATGTCTGGTGCTGAAGAATCTCTGAGAGGCGATAGTGGACACAGCCGACTGAATATGGCCAGGGACGCCATTGGAATTATCCGGGAAAATCCGGTATTTGGCGTCGGACTTAATAATTACCGTTTTCATGCCGATCCATCAATACAGGGAACGCGCATCGTGCATAACACCTACTTGCTCATAACAGCACAACAGGGAATCATCGGCATTGCTTTGTTTGTGATCTTGCATATTACATTCTTTTACAGGGGGTTCAAGATAATCCACACAAAGGATAAAACATTATATCATATCGGTATGGCAACTCTGACAGGGATGATGTCACAATTTATTTACTTTCTTGTCGCTCCTGATTATCGTCTCGTTCCGGTGAAGCTCCAACACTGGCGACTATTGGCAACATTAGCAGTTGTAATCGTCGCAAATCACGAACATCAAATCCTTTTGCGAGTCAAAAAACTAAAGAAAAAAACATCTTATCAGGGTATCCCAGGAAAAATGCTGCGGCCAAATGGAAATCTTGCAAAAAAATATTAG
- a CDS encoding glycosyltransferase, producing MKVLQLVEGFNFGGAETKLLELVQHMDTSEFETTVMSLGLGNEIEEKFNQLNCRVLTFQRQHRFDLRLLRRLRNFIRDEQIDIVMTTLFYADVMGAMAGHKGGAKGVFSWETISSPKWLTPHRFWGYRYAIRRADEVISVSQATAEWLVEKRKVPRHKIRVIPYGVNLDIFKPERGSISRTDLGLAEDAFVIGQVSRLNEQKGHVYLMQAAPELIHRNPNVHILLVGDGPTRPQIETMIREHRLEHHVHLLGFRNDVAELLPLFDVFTLPSLYEGLPNVVLEAMAAGLPVVATPVDGTKEAVVDQETGLLIPTRDPQALNKALLTLIEQPQLAKSMGNAGRKHVKAHFSLENQVKQFENLYKQYALSGTKK from the coding sequence ATGAAAGTACTTCAACTTGTTGAAGGATTTAATTTCGGCGGCGCGGAAACCAAACTCCTTGAACTGGTTCAACATATGGACACATCAGAGTTTGAAACCACTGTCATGAGCTTGGGACTGGGCAATGAAATCGAAGAAAAGTTCAACCAACTAAATTGCCGTGTACTTACGTTTCAGCGTCAACATCGTTTCGACTTACGTCTGCTGCGCCGGCTGCGCAATTTTATCCGCGATGAACAAATCGACATTGTCATGACCACTTTGTTTTACGCTGATGTGATGGGCGCCATGGCGGGACATAAGGGCGGCGCCAAAGGCGTCTTTTCCTGGGAAACCATATCCTCTCCCAAATGGCTGACGCCGCACCGCTTCTGGGGATACCGCTATGCCATACGCCGGGCTGATGAGGTCATTTCCGTATCCCAGGCGACCGCAGAATGGCTGGTTGAAAAACGCAAAGTACCGCGCCATAAAATTCGCGTCATTCCCTATGGGGTGAACCTGGATATTTTCAAACCGGAACGCGGTTCTATCTCCCGAACCGATCTGGGACTTGCCGAAGACGCCTTTGTGATCGGACAGGTATCGAGACTGAACGAGCAAAAAGGACATGTCTATTTGATGCAGGCGGCCCCGGAACTCATTCACCGGAACCCGAATGTGCATATTCTGCTTGTGGGGGACGGCCCCACCCGGCCGCAAATCGAAACCATGATCCGCGAGCATAGGCTTGAGCATCATGTGCATCTCCTCGGATTCCGCAACGACGTGGCCGAGCTTTTACCGCTGTTTGATGTATTTACCCTGCCGTCGCTTTACGAGGGTCTCCCCAATGTGGTGCTGGAAGCCATGGCCGCCGGACTGCCGGTGGTTGCCACACCGGTGGACGGCACAAAAGAAGCTGTTGTGGATCAGGAAACCGGACTGCTCATTCCCACCCGCGATCCTCAGGCGTTGAACAAGGCGCTTCTGACACTGATCGAACAGCCGCAGCTGGCCAAATCCATGGGCAACGCCGGCCGAAAGCACGTAAAAGCCCATTTTTCTCTCGAAAATCAAGTCAAACAATTTGAAAACCTCTACAAACAATACGCACTATCCGGGACGAAAAAATGA
- a CDS encoding polysaccharide biosynthesis C-terminal domain-containing protein: MILHEPLFVFICGTDFIPGKDAFQILAFAVVFQMLNIFFVPLYIALDQQKKIVQFQGVGLLVNVSLNLILIPVLSFIGASYATVATEFCIFALIFIWIRRKLSVPLLPRLKYLLKLAAGTLIMCIFIIISQFYSLHIAIIVVVSVIIYSIALELLNAVNFTHLIRNIVSLHK; the protein is encoded by the coding sequence ATGATTTTACACGAACCGCTGTTTGTGTTTATTTGTGGGACTGATTTTATTCCCGGCAAAGATGCCTTTCAAATTCTCGCATTTGCAGTGGTATTTCAAATGCTGAATATATTTTTTGTTCCGCTTTATATTGCCCTTGATCAACAAAAGAAAATTGTTCAGTTTCAAGGGGTCGGACTTTTGGTAAATGTCTCATTGAATTTAATCCTGATTCCCGTTTTATCCTTTATCGGCGCCTCTTATGCTACTGTTGCGACTGAATTTTGTATTTTTGCACTGATATTTATCTGGATTCGCCGTAAATTATCTGTCCCCCTGCTGCCACGGTTGAAATATCTACTCAAACTGGCGGCAGGCACTCTGATAATGTGTATATTCATTATCATATCACAATTTTATTCGTTGCACATTGCTATCATTGTCGTAGTTTCGGTAATTATTTACAGCATTGCGTTGGAATTGTTAAATGCGGTTAATTTTACGCATTTAATCCGGAATATTGTATCGTTACACAAATAA